The Rippkaea orientalis PCC 8801 DNA window TTAAAAGCGGTTGATAGAGGAGGTAATCTTGTTTTTGAAGAAAGAACGATTAACGTTGAAGGAGACTTAAAATTAGGCAACTTCCAATTATCGTTTACGGATTTATCGATTCCGGTGGCCGGGATTCCTATTAGTATTACCAGAACCTATGATACGTTAACGGCACAAGAAAGGGATGATTTTGGGTATGGATGGCGATTAGAATTTAGGGATACTAATTTAAGAACCAGTTTAGGAAAAGATGACTATTATGAGACGTTTGATATTATTGGTCAAGGGTTTAAAGAAGGGGATAAAGTCTATCTTACCTTACCAGGAGGGAAACGAGAAGCCTTTACGTTTAAGCCTGAATTAGATAGATTAGGGGCATTTTTACAGGGGGCTGCTGCGGGGTTAGGACTAGGAGAAGACCCGGGGTTATATCATCCTAAATTTGTTTCTGAGTCCGATTCTAATAATGTGTTAACCGTCAAAGATGTGTTAATTATTCGGACTGCTAATGGAGATTTTGCGGGGTTAGCCGGGAATTTATATAATCCAGTTGACCCTTATTTTGGGGGACAATATACGTTAACGACAGGGGAGGGTATTGTTTATGAAATTGAGGCAGAAACGGGAGATTTATTAACGGTAACGGATACGAATAATAATCGATTAACCTTCTCTGAGAATGGCATTAAAAGTGAGACAGGAGTCGAAGTTAAATTTAATCGAGATGCTAAGGGAAGAATTACCTCAATTGTTGACCCAATGGGGAATGTAATTAAGTATGACTATGATGGTCATGGGGATTTAATTAAGGTTATTGATAGGGAAGAGAATGAAACGAAGTTTGATTATAGTGAGGAAAGGAAGCATTATTTAGAGAGAATTATTGACCCGTTAAATCGGGAAGCGGTGAGGACTGAATATGATGAAACTGGACGGTTAAAGAAGGTAATTGATGTTAATGGAGAAGCGGTTGAATTAGTTTATGATGTTGATAATTCGACGCAGACAACTAAGGGGGAAGAAGGTTATACAACGACTTATACTTATGATGAAAAAGGGAATAAGTTAACGGAAACGGATGCACTAGGGAATACCACTTATTATACCTATGGTAAATTGAATCGTTTATTAAGTGAAACCGATGCTAAGGGAAATACAACCACCTATGACTATGGAGTCCGTACAGGTAATTTATTGTCCACAAAAGATGCACTAGGAAATATTACCAAATTCAGTTATGACAGTCGAGGAAATCTGGTTAGTCTAACCGATGCAGCCAACAACATTACCAAATTTGAATACGATTTACAAGGAAACGTTACGAAAATTATTGATGCCAATGGACATGAAACCCATTACACTTATGATAGCAATGGAAACCAATTAACTGAAAGTAAAACTGTTACTACTGCACAAGGACTGGTAACAGTTTTGACGCAGAATACTTATGATAAACAAGGCAATCTTTTATCGGTAACAGATGCAGAAAATAACCCCACTTATTATGAATATAATGAGTTAAATCAACAAACAGCAGTCACAGATACACTCTTAAGAAAAACCGAATACCGTTATGATAACAAAGGACAATTAGTAGAAACCATTTATCCTGATAGCACTCCTAATAATAACGCTGATAATCCCAGAACGATTACGGTTTATGACAGAGGAAGTCGTCAAAAAGCGACCATAGACCAAGCAGGAAGAGTCACTTATTATAATTATGATCAATTAGGCAGATTAATTGAAACCATTTATCCTGATGAAGTTGATACTTTAAGTCAATTTGTTAGTTTTCTCGATAGTAGTAAGACTGTTACTACGATTGATTGGACAGAGGTAATTTATCCTGATAGTAATCCCAGTTATTTAAGTGATAATCCTCGGACTCAGACTGAATATTATCAAGATGGACAAGTTAAAGCGAATATTAATGAAAGGGGTTATAGAACTGAGTATATTTATGATGCAAATGACCAATTAATTGAGATTATTTATCCTGAATTAGAATATAACCCAGGAATTAACTTTACGACAACTTCTACCTATGATGTAGTAGGAAGAAAAATTGCTGAAACTGATGGGTTAGGACGAACAACTAACTATGTTTATGATGAATTAGGAAGACTCACCAAAACCCTATTTGCTGATGGAACCTTTACCACTTCTACCTATGATAAATTAGGACGAAGAATTACCACCACTGACCAAGAAGGAAAGGTAACTAATTATGAATATGATTCATTAGGACGCTTAACAGATGTGGTTCAATACCTCAATCAAAATAGTCTTAATCCTACAGAAATTAGAACCGAATATGGTTATGATGAACTAGGTCGTTTAATCTGGGTTGAAGATGCTAATGACCACAAAACTAACTATGAATATGATAAATTAGGTCGTCGAACGGACATAGAATTACCATTAGGACAACGTTCGACAACGAGTTATGATGAAGTCGGAAATATTGAGACGGTAACAGATTTTAATGAGAAGATAATTACCTATTTCTATGATGAACAAAACCGTCTAATTAAGAAACTGTTTGCTGATAATAGTTCCGTTGATTATACTTATACATTAACAGGATTACGAGAAACGATTACAGATAGTCGAGGAACTACGACTTATACTTATGATGAACGAGATAGATTAATTGCTCAAACTGACCCTACTGGAGTGTATTTAAACAGTGGAAATACTCTTGAATATAGCTATGATTTAACAGGAAATAGAACCTCTGTTA harbors:
- a CDS encoding RHS repeat-associated core domain-containing protein; its protein translation is MTTTLEVLDFNDVDAPIINFPRLANNTITSPIEIIGTVTDYDEDNHDTLQYYTLEVAKLGTDDFQEVFKGTKSVNNGVLGIFDPSLLENDAYTLRLKAVDRGGNLVFEERTINVEGDLKLGNFQLSFTDLSIPVAGIPISITRTYDTLTAQERDDFGYGWRLEFRDTNLRTSLGKDDYYETFDIIGQGFKEGDKVYLTLPGGKREAFTFKPELDRLGAFLQGAAAGLGLGEDPGLYHPKFVSESDSNNVLTVKDVLIIRTANGDFAGLAGNLYNPVDPYFGGQYTLTTGEGIVYEIEAETGDLLTVTDTNNNRLTFSENGIKSETGVEVKFNRDAKGRITSIVDPMGNVIKYDYDGHGDLIKVIDREENETKFDYSEERKHYLERIIDPLNREAVRTEYDETGRLKKVIDVNGEAVELVYDVDNSTQTTKGEEGYTTTYTYDEKGNKLTETDALGNTTYYTYGKLNRLLSETDAKGNTTTYDYGVRTGNLLSTKDALGNITKFSYDSRGNLVSLTDAANNITKFEYDLQGNVTKIIDANGHETHYTYDSNGNQLTESKTVTTAQGLVTVLTQNTYDKQGNLLSVTDAENNPTYYEYNELNQQTAVTDTLLRKTEYRYDNKGQLVETIYPDSTPNNNADNPRTITVYDRGSRQKATIDQAGRVTYYNYDQLGRLIETIYPDEVDTLSQFVSFLDSSKTVTTIDWTEVIYPDSNPSYLSDNPRTQTEYYQDGQVKANINERGYRTEYIYDANDQLIEIIYPELEYNPGINFTTTSTYDVVGRKIAETDGLGRTTNYVYDELGRLTKTLFADGTFTTSTYDKLGRRITTTDQEGKVTNYEYDSLGRLTDVVQYLNQNSLNPTEIRTEYGYDELGRLIWVEDANDHKTNYEYDKLGRRTDIELPLGQRSTTSYDEVGNIETVTDFNEKIITYFYDEQNRLIKKLFADNSSVDYTYTLTGLRETITDSRGTTTYTYDERDRLIAQTDPTGVYLNSGNTLEYSYDLTGNRTSVTTPSGTVYYTFDEWNRLKTVTDADNHQTIYVYDGVSNLIETTFSNGVIETRDYDDLNRLIKLENKLGNQVISGYEYTLDKVGNRLKVKEADGRIVEYEYDDLYRLIEEKITDSLDTVNDGRVISYTYDAVGNRLTKVDSVEGTTTYDYNANDWLLTETEENGDVKEYEYDETTFYQVDGLGSTRILTNEKGELINTYDYDAFGNLIESTGDIENNYLFAGEQFDENLGEYYLRQRYYNQEVGRFTRRDTYEGSLNNPVSLHKYLYANANPVIYIDPTGLYTLTEFSAGQAIADALAISLGISGFISNSYNPERLGGFGENEKPSTVLDRLLIWRNTWAPESIGGFGENLQPTFPNHTGHSNRDINDLIRYIFAISDPFELSNDIAYGHAWNAARNLEWAKLGINSQQQLADLIYDIVIFYEQKKVDGDKIIYLGSDGTIVIDNPRDPDGGTAFNPNIQQGNSQASQIYFDEQPGRVVD